A genomic segment from Thiomicrorhabdus aquaedulcis encodes:
- the coaD gene encoding pantetheine-phosphate adenylyltransferase, whose product MSITAVYPGTFDPITCGHTDLIKRAARFYDRLIIAVADNRNKKSLFSLDERIALAKAVTQEYPNVEVIGFSSLLVDFVHKVDGHVLLRGLRAVSDFEYEFQLASMNRKLAPEIETMFMTPSEQYAFISSSLVREISVLGGDVSEFVHPAVGAALKLKHENEA is encoded by the coding sequence ATGTCTATTACCGCGGTTTACCCCGGCACGTTTGACCCCATTACCTGCGGCCATACCGATTTAATTAAGCGCGCCGCCCGTTTTTACGACCGATTAATTATTGCAGTGGCCGACAATCGCAACAAAAAAAGCCTGTTTAGTTTGGACGAGCGAATTGCGTTGGCCAAAGCAGTCACTCAAGAATACCCCAATGTCGAAGTGATTGGGTTTAGTTCTTTGTTGGTTGATTTTGTGCATAAGGTCGACGGACATGTGCTGTTGCGTGGACTGCGAGCAGTATCGGACTTTGAGTACGAATTTCAGCTGGCGTCCATGAACCGCAAGTTAGCTCCCGAAATCGAAACCATGTTTATGACACCATCTGAGCAATACGCGTTTATTTCGTCTAGCTTAGTGCGCGAGATTTCAGTATTAGGGGGCGATGTATCTGAGTTTGTTCACCCAGCAGTGGGTGCGGCACTAAAATTAAAGCATGAAAATGAAGCATGA
- a CDS encoding DUF4282 domain-containing protein produces the protein MDTLFDFLTFKRFISFEALMVFYYTGALVMPFMAWGLSFWLLTKYQHARTAYQAAKTQFWSTLSWRHRLVLIMSFVVALAFMQLFWRMLFEFLIAYLQIRDSVMQLAL, from the coding sequence ATGGATACTTTGTTTGATTTTTTAACGTTTAAGCGTTTTATTAGCTTTGAAGCGTTAATGGTTTTTTATTATACGGGTGCCTTAGTTATGCCTTTTATGGCTTGGGGTTTAAGTTTTTGGTTACTAACCAAATACCAACACGCGCGCACGGCATATCAAGCGGCTAAAACACAGTTTTGGAGCACACTGTCTTGGCGACACCGCCTAGTATTAATAATGAGTTTTGTGGTGGCGTTGGCGTTTATGCAGTTGTTTTGGCGGATGTTATTTGAGTTTTTAATAGCCTATTTGCAAATTAGAGACTCGGTAATGCAACTCGCCCTTTAA
- a CDS encoding transglycosylase SLT domain-containing protein: MNQNTLHNQVRLGVLTALIILLSGCSTTPPPATTHNNMCSIVGHDKAWLEGANKSFKRWGTPPHILLAIVHQESRFKPHAQPPRPYALGMVPLPRTSTAYGYAQAKDEAWYDYQKGTGNWTASRSNINDALDFIGWYNHQSFTRLKIPRNDTFKLYLAYHEGHGGYSRMTYLKKEWLVNVAKKVSNKAREYQQQSKNCS, encoded by the coding sequence ATGAACCAAAATACGTTACACAACCAAGTACGACTCGGAGTCCTTACCGCGCTTATTATCTTGCTTTCTGGCTGCAGCACAACCCCTCCTCCTGCGACAACTCACAATAACATGTGCTCGATTGTTGGGCACGACAAAGCCTGGCTGGAAGGTGCAAATAAATCCTTTAAACGCTGGGGCACACCGCCACACATTTTACTGGCGATTGTTCATCAAGAATCTCGCTTTAAACCGCACGCCCAACCGCCTAGACCTTATGCCCTTGGAATGGTACCGCTGCCTAGAACCTCAACCGCATATGGTTACGCTCAGGCTAAGGATGAGGCCTGGTACGACTATCAAAAGGGCACTGGAAATTGGACCGCTAGCCGTTCTAATATTAACGATGCATTAGACTTTATTGGCTGGTATAACCATCAATCGTTTACACGGTTAAAAATTCCTCGCAACGACACCTTTAAACTCTACTTGGCCTATCATGAAGGCCATGGCGGTTACTCAAGAATGACCTATCTTAAAAAAGAGTGGTTGGTTAATGTAGCCAAAAAAGTGTCCAATAAAGCGCGTGAATATCAACAGCAGTCTAAAAATTGCTCTTAA
- the mutM gene encoding bifunctional DNA-formamidopyrimidine glycosylase/DNA-(apurinic or apyrimidinic site) lyase — translation MPELPEVETTRKGIQPKTQQQTISHVVIRNASLRWPVDLNLINTLPGLVINSVTRRGKYILLNTPAGSLLMHLGMSGNLRIVPLGTALQKHDHVDIELANQHVLRFNDPRRFGSILWQDQQDGTPLTHPLLAKLGPEPLSDDFNGDYLFAQTRGRKVAIKTWVMNSQMVVGAGNIYANEALFMSHIHPQTLANNLNQSQCDTLAKNIKRVLNAAIKQGGTTLKDFVTPDGKPGYFAQSLNVYGRQDQACLQCQTPIQKVVLNQRATFFCPHCQPR, via the coding sequence ATGCCCGAACTGCCCGAAGTAGAAACCACCCGCAAGGGCATTCAACCCAAAACTCAACAGCAAACCATTAGCCACGTTGTGATTCGCAACGCCAGTTTGCGTTGGCCGGTAGATCTTAACTTAATAAACACTCTACCAGGCCTGGTGATTAACTCTGTCACGCGGCGCGGCAAATACATCTTGCTAAACACCCCTGCGGGCAGTTTACTGATGCATTTAGGCATGTCGGGTAATTTACGCATAGTGCCGTTGGGCACAGCGCTTCAAAAGCACGACCACGTCGACATTGAACTTGCCAACCAGCACGTTTTGCGCTTTAACGATCCACGGCGTTTTGGTTCTATTTTATGGCAAGACCAGCAAGACGGTACACCATTAACGCACCCATTATTGGCTAAATTAGGGCCTGAGCCGTTGTCAGACGACTTTAACGGTGATTATTTATTTGCCCAAACCCGTGGGCGCAAAGTGGCCATTAAAACCTGGGTAATGAACAGTCAAATGGTGGTGGGTGCGGGTAATATTTACGCCAACGAAGCACTGTTTATGAGCCACATTCACCCACAAACGTTAGCCAACAACCTTAATCAATCGCAATGCGACACCTTAGCCAAAAACATTAAAAGGGTCTTAAATGCCGCCATTAAGCAAGGCGGCACTACTTTAAAAGACTTTGTAACCCCCGATGGCAAGCCCGGCTACTTTGCCCAGTCGCTTAATGTATATGGTCGCCAAGACCAGGCCTGCTTACAGTGCCAAACTCCCATTCAAAAAGTGGTGCTAAATCAACGCGCAACCTTTTTTTGTCCGCACTGCCAGCCACGCTAA
- a CDS encoding M16 family metallopeptidase: protein MNLSSSKWLTQTLLFTSVSLLSAHSMASMTQYQLDNGMQVIVKEDHRAPVVVQQVWYKVGSTYEPVGHTGQSHMLEHMMFKGTKTLKPGEFSKIVSQLGGQENAFTSANYTAYYQVVGTPHLETVMQLESDRMRNVVIDEAEFLKERDVVTEERRWRLEDKPSSKLNEQFNATAFMSSPARNPVIGWMNDIESYTADDLRQWYRQWYAPNNATLVVVGDVEPKAVLALAKKYYGGYQPETLPTLKPQKEIEQEGIRRIELKGATQVPSLQMGFHVPSLVTAEDKNEVYALSVLSSILSGGASSRLQVSLVRNQKLAAGVSASYSATDRLSTLFELSGAPVAGHSVSALEEALLAEVEKLKTQLVSQDELERVWAMDEAQHVYHQDSIQAQASIIGALVSVGLPANTYDDWIENLRKVTPQMVQAVAKKYLVRDNLTVATLYPDGKDHSNIKAYTGRL, encoded by the coding sequence ATGAATCTTAGTTCCTCAAAATGGCTTACTCAAACTTTATTGTTTACCAGCGTGTCTTTACTAAGCGCGCACAGCATGGCTAGCATGACCCAGTATCAACTGGATAACGGTATGCAGGTTATTGTTAAAGAAGATCATCGTGCGCCTGTTGTGGTGCAGCAAGTCTGGTATAAAGTGGGCTCAACCTATGAACCCGTTGGGCACACGGGTCAGTCGCACATGCTCGAACACATGATGTTTAAAGGCACTAAAACGCTTAAACCCGGCGAGTTTTCTAAAATAGTGTCGCAACTGGGTGGACAAGAAAATGCGTTTACCAGCGCCAACTATACAGCCTATTATCAGGTGGTAGGTACGCCACATTTAGAGACCGTAATGCAATTAGAATCCGATCGCATGCGCAACGTGGTAATTGACGAGGCTGAGTTTTTAAAAGAGCGAGATGTGGTTACCGAAGAGCGTCGATGGCGTTTGGAGGACAAGCCCAGCTCAAAACTTAATGAACAATTTAATGCGACAGCGTTTATGAGCAGTCCGGCACGTAACCCAGTTATTGGCTGGATGAATGATATTGAAAGTTACACAGCAGACGATTTACGCCAATGGTATCGCCAATGGTACGCCCCAAACAACGCCACGCTTGTGGTGGTTGGCGATGTTGAGCCTAAGGCGGTATTAGCACTGGCAAAAAAATATTACGGGGGGTATCAGCCCGAAACATTGCCTACGCTTAAGCCGCAAAAAGAAATTGAGCAAGAGGGCATTCGCCGTATAGAGTTAAAGGGAGCCACCCAAGTGCCGTCGTTGCAAATGGGGTTTCACGTGCCCAGTTTAGTGACAGCAGAAGACAAAAACGAAGTTTATGCATTATCTGTGCTCAGCAGTATTTTGTCTGGCGGAGCCAGCAGTCGTTTGCAAGTAAGTTTGGTGCGCAATCAAAAATTGGCGGCGGGTGTCAGCGCCTCGTACAGTGCCACCGACCGTTTAAGTACTTTGTTTGAGTTGTCAGGTGCGCCCGTGGCTGGTCACAGTGTGAGCGCGCTTGAAGAAGCTTTGTTGGCTGAAGTTGAAAAGCTTAAAACGCAACTGGTCAGTCAAGATGAGTTAGAAAGAGTTTGGGCAATGGATGAGGCTCAGCACGTTTATCATCAAGATTCAATTCAGGCACAAGCATCGATTATTGGCGCATTGGTAAGCGTAGGATTGCCCGCTAATACGTATGATGATTGGATTGAAAATTTACGCAAAGTCACGCCTCAAATGGTGCAAGCGGTAGCCAAAAAATATTTAGTTCGTGATAATTTAACCGTTGCCACGCTTTACCCTGACGGCAAAGATCATTCCAATATTAAAGCCTACACAGGGAGATTGTAA
- the rsmD gene encoding 16S rRNA (guanine(966)-N(2))-methyltransferase RsmD — MSKIIIPQTPRLTKPTRPGQTIHSTKTTQAVKATLGEIRLIGGQWRGRKLPVVSQDGLRPTADRVRETLFNWLQYTVPGARCLDVFSGSGALGLEALSRGAQAVTFLELSTAASAQLTANMATLKVTSLQAQVVQGDALAWIERQAIDENPRFDVVFLDPPFNQSLMQPAVDKLLKSSLLDSHQAWLYLEQEKNTPWPNLPNDWRCHRQKTTSQVRYGLFCRDANGAR, encoded by the coding sequence TTGTCTAAAATCATTATCCCTCAAACTCCACGCTTAACAAAGCCGACCAGGCCTGGTCAAACTATCCACAGCACTAAAACCACACAAGCGGTAAAAGCAACTTTGGGCGAGATTCGTTTAATTGGTGGGCAATGGCGTGGTCGAAAACTCCCAGTAGTTTCACAAGACGGTTTGCGACCTACCGCCGACAGAGTGCGTGAAACCTTGTTTAATTGGCTGCAATATACCGTGCCTGGGGCGCGGTGTTTGGATGTGTTTTCGGGCAGTGGCGCTTTGGGGCTAGAAGCGTTATCGCGCGGTGCACAAGCGGTGACATTTTTAGAATTATCCACAGCCGCCAGCGCGCAACTTACAGCCAATATGGCCACGCTAAAGGTAACGTCCTTGCAAGCTCAAGTGGTTCAAGGTGACGCATTAGCTTGGATTGAACGTCAAGCAATCGATGAGAACCCTCGGTTTGACGTGGTGTTTTTAGACCCACCGTTTAACCAAAGTCTGATGCAACCGGCTGTGGATAAGTTGTTGAAAAGTTCTCTTTTAGACTCTCACCAGGCCTGGTTGTATTTGGAGCAAGAAAAAAATACACCTTGGCCAAACTTACCCAATGATTGGCGCTGTCATCGTCAAAAAACCACCTCGCAAGTACGTTACGGCTTGTTTTGTCGGGACGCAAACGGCGCTCGATGA
- a CDS encoding M16 family metallopeptidase: MPSLIQQSFKASIQPGLVKLASSLVMGFTLLVSVAQAGIQVETWHTQKGTKVMYVAAPQLPMLDIDVTFDAGSARDGDKPGVAYMTTLLLGTQTKTLSEQALADKTDALGINLGGDVQRDTASFSLRTLTRSSILTPALALFSDTLTESVMSEEVFLREKARVLVGLKQKQVSPENLANEAFWAQLYANHPYAHPVQGTVDSVKNITLNDLNAFYKRYMVAQNATISIVGNVTKAQAQTIAEQLFAKGAIGQKPEPLAAPIKSKQAVQKNIEFDSSQTYFRYGQLGVERGHPDYYALFLGNHLLGGSGFGSLLMAEVREKRGLVYGISSGFAPMRYAGPWSVALSTKNQSAKEAQTVVENTLKGFMQDFDAQQFEAIKDNLVGGFPLRIDSNGKIIGYISMMGFYNLPLDYLEAFPNAMARLTKQDVLAAWQRQIDLNAMTTVMVGKPQ; this comes from the coding sequence ATGCCTTCATTAATACAGCAATCCTTTAAAGCGAGCATTCAACCAGGCCTGGTTAAATTGGCAAGCTCTTTGGTAATGGGGTTTACGTTGTTAGTGTCCGTTGCACAAGCCGGTATTCAAGTTGAAACTTGGCACACGCAAAAGGGCACCAAGGTGATGTATGTGGCGGCACCGCAATTGCCCATGCTGGACATTGACGTGACCTTTGATGCAGGCAGCGCGCGTGATGGCGATAAACCAGGCGTGGCTTACATGACCACTTTGTTGTTGGGCACGCAAACTAAAACCTTGAGCGAACAAGCGCTGGCTGACAAAACCGATGCTTTAGGCATAAATTTAGGCGGCGATGTGCAACGCGACACAGCGAGTTTTTCACTGCGTACCTTAACACGCTCTAGCATTTTAACGCCCGCACTGGCCTTGTTTAGCGACACTTTAACCGAGTCGGTGATGAGTGAAGAGGTGTTTTTGCGTGAAAAAGCCCGGGTGTTGGTAGGCTTAAAGCAAAAGCAAGTGTCACCCGAAAATTTGGCCAATGAGGCCTTTTGGGCGCAGTTGTACGCCAATCATCCCTATGCTCATCCTGTGCAAGGCACTGTTGATAGTGTTAAAAATATAACTCTTAACGACCTTAATGCATTTTACAAACGCTATATGGTGGCTCAAAACGCCACCATTTCTATTGTTGGTAATGTGACCAAAGCGCAGGCGCAAACCATTGCTGAACAGTTGTTTGCCAAGGGTGCGATTGGGCAAAAACCCGAACCCTTAGCGGCACCGATAAAAAGTAAACAAGCTGTGCAGAAAAACATAGAGTTTGATTCGAGCCAAACCTATTTTAGGTATGGTCAGCTTGGGGTCGAACGCGGTCATCCAGACTATTATGCGCTGTTTTTAGGCAATCATTTATTGGGAGGCAGCGGCTTTGGTTCATTGTTAATGGCAGAAGTGCGCGAAAAACGCGGATTGGTGTATGGCATTAGCAGTGGCTTTGCGCCTATGCGCTATGCAGGACCGTGGAGCGTGGCGTTGTCGACTAAAAATCAAAGTGCTAAAGAGGCTCAAACAGTGGTAGAAAATACCCTTAAAGGCTTTATGCAAGATTTTGACGCGCAACAGTTTGAGGCGATTAAAGATAATTTAGTGGGTGGGTTTCCGTTGCGCATTGACAGCAACGGCAAAATTATTGGTTACATCTCTATGATGGGGTTTTATAACTTGCCGCTGGATTATTTAGAAGCGTTTCCCAATGCTATGGCTCGTTTAACCAAACAAGATGTTTTGGCCGCTTGGCAACGTCAGATTGATTTAAACGCCATGACCACGGTAATGGTGGGTAAGCCGCAGTAA
- a CDS encoding DUF2914 domain-containing protein codes for MTLPDTDNVHFQHAFKKGYRLALEGKSLMNLPSEVRRDLELRQYFQQGWEQAQQDLAINLQTIHQPNWRARLGWFIILMLGGISTGALMVHNAETEKAQKPSLVSKETSNASQALAHAKPIQLSLLTIEQRDDLSADLKSQQQNAYLTAPLQPLLTNTLSTFNVTSYQLSAPHKELSSAPTIQQSFDQHVPKHIRLLHFTATLLQPTESKQTVYLRWRFNEKIINTSAFDLTNPQTTIASQQPLSNAWLGTWHVEILNAEKAAIFRHTFQFGNVL; via the coding sequence ATGACGCTACCCGATACTGACAACGTGCATTTTCAACATGCCTTTAAAAAAGGGTATCGGTTGGCACTCGAAGGTAAATCGTTAATGAATCTGCCCAGTGAAGTGCGTCGTGATCTTGAGTTACGCCAATACTTTCAGCAAGGCTGGGAACAAGCACAGCAAGATTTGGCCATTAATCTGCAAACCATACACCAACCTAATTGGCGAGCACGACTTGGCTGGTTTATCATCCTAATGTTAGGGGGCATAAGCACAGGAGCATTAATGGTGCATAATGCCGAAACCGAAAAAGCCCAAAAACCGTCTTTAGTAAGTAAAGAGACATCCAACGCTTCCCAAGCATTAGCGCATGCCAAGCCTATTCAGTTGAGCCTGCTGACTATAGAACAACGCGATGACCTAAGCGCCGATTTAAAAAGTCAGCAACAAAATGCTTACCTTACTGCGCCGTTACAACCTTTGCTAACCAACACACTGAGCACGTTTAATGTAACCTCATATCAACTAAGTGCGCCACACAAAGAGCTTTCGTCTGCACCAACCATACAGCAATCGTTTGACCAGCATGTACCCAAGCACATTAGATTACTGCATTTCACGGCTACGCTACTTCAGCCCACCGAAAGCAAACAAACAGTATATTTACGCTGGCGTTTTAATGAAAAAATTATAAACACTTCCGCCTTCGACCTTACCAATCCACAGACGACAATTGCAAGTCAGCAGCCACTTAGTAACGCCTGGCTGGGTACGTGGCACGTCGAAATTCTTAACGCTGAAAAAGCCGCCATTTTCAGACACACCTTTCAATTTGGAAACGTCTTATGA
- a CDS encoding diguanylate cyclase — protein MPIQPFSMTLSVVPTALYWARLLLNGAIPFLMHLGVFKALGFLSLVFSLIGLVGWLNLAQAQNVSPVQNDTAQSSTLISSSSLASTPSPSGSALVPIKFQVNWHHQFQFAGFYAALSQGYYQQAGLDVQIQTWKPGLDVNQEVVSGRTDFGVGYGSLVVEYAKGAPISLVMASFQFSPMVLLSHEPIYDLSQLSGKRIMHYGNLQIQTLIHKANAVGSTPIKNIPASGNLNDFISKKVDLYGAYSTNEPYRLTQKGVPFYIVDPKSYGAQSYDDFVIVSQQMATLQPHVVKAFKDASIKGWQYALAHPEELVEHIAQNYPVDKSKEALLAEAKATLQYVQSGQIPIGTVDPDKLMGIAADAKDIGLITPAQFKSLDMSAFIFDDNRGVFTPEELAYLAAHPVIKLGNDVDWAPFEFTDSNGLFSGMSADYFKLFEQMLGIKFEPVVDKTWGEVTQMAKEGLVDVYSCAVATPDRQTYMQFTQPYLSFPMALAGNESMPFIGNYKQLEDYTIAVVKDYWSHELLKRSYPNVTLLEVQNVRQGLEAVLDGRAAGFLDNLAVINYAQRQYGLDGIRIIGQFEERFELSIGVQAQDKVLFSILQKALDRVTEEQRQVIFNRWVKLEVINKISNQQLMQVLAPAMLIIMGLLLLIGVYAYQKRQQKAYIAKIHELSYATEIDLRTQKIIWTSHAFVKLSEYSAEELTDMPYVNLSSDTLLNEHIQSIYQQVIQGKTWQGDVEGKTKSGSLYWVNLTLTPKKNWRGEFTRCLATRVNITDKKRVEQLSITDELTGLYNRRYYNEVIEHELRRAKREGRTLGMAVLDIDLFKLVNDTYGHQHGDVVLQNVASVLSSSFHRANDFVFRMGGEEFLVLTSFDSKATYKTHLREVLKRVEALAIANKNSPFKVLTLSIGALYATVNESMDSEEMFKQADKMLYLAKEQGRNQLMMV, from the coding sequence ATGCCAATTCAGCCGTTTTCAATGACTTTATCTGTTGTGCCCACAGCGCTTTATTGGGCGCGGTTGTTACTAAACGGAGCCATACCGTTTTTAATGCACTTGGGTGTGTTTAAGGCGCTAGGGTTTTTGAGCTTGGTGTTTAGTTTAATAGGTTTGGTGGGTTGGCTAAATTTGGCACAGGCGCAAAACGTCTCACCCGTGCAAAATGACACGGCACAATCTTCAACATTGATCTCTTCTTCCTCGTTGGCCTCTACGCCATCGCCATCAGGCTCGGCTTTAGTTCCTATAAAATTTCAAGTTAACTGGCATCATCAATTTCAATTTGCAGGGTTTTACGCAGCACTTTCTCAAGGTTATTACCAGCAAGCTGGATTAGATGTACAAATTCAAACGTGGAAACCAGGCTTGGATGTTAATCAAGAAGTAGTGAGTGGGCGCACAGATTTTGGCGTGGGTTATGGCTCGTTGGTGGTCGAATACGCCAAAGGTGCGCCTATTTCATTGGTAATGGCCTCATTTCAGTTTTCGCCCATGGTGCTGTTGTCGCACGAACCCATTTACGATTTATCCCAGCTTAGTGGCAAGCGCATTATGCATTATGGCAATTTACAAATTCAAACGCTTATTCATAAAGCCAATGCGGTAGGCAGCACGCCCATTAAAAACATACCAGCCTCGGGGAATTTAAACGACTTTATTAGTAAAAAAGTTGATTTATACGGCGCGTATTCTACCAATGAGCCATATCGGTTAACCCAAAAAGGGGTGCCTTTTTACATTGTTGACCCTAAAAGCTACGGCGCACAAAGTTACGATGATTTTGTGATTGTTTCGCAACAGATGGCCACCTTGCAGCCTCACGTTGTTAAAGCCTTTAAAGACGCCAGTATTAAAGGCTGGCAATACGCGTTAGCGCACCCTGAAGAATTGGTTGAGCACATTGCACAGAATTATCCGGTAGACAAATCCAAAGAGGCCTTATTGGCCGAGGCCAAAGCCACGCTGCAATACGTGCAGTCTGGACAAATACCTATTGGAACCGTCGACCCAGACAAATTAATGGGTATTGCCGCTGATGCCAAAGACATTGGTTTGATTACTCCCGCCCAGTTTAAAAGTTTGGACATGTCTGCGTTTATTTTTGACGACAATCGAGGGGTTTTTACACCCGAAGAGCTGGCGTATTTAGCGGCGCACCCCGTTATTAAATTAGGCAACGATGTCGATTGGGCACCGTTTGAGTTTACCGATTCCAATGGGCTGTTTAGTGGCATGTCAGCCGATTACTTCAAGCTGTTTGAACAAATGTTGGGCATTAAGTTTGAGCCGGTTGTGGACAAGACCTGGGGTGAAGTAACGCAAATGGCTAAAGAAGGCTTGGTGGACGTGTATTCGTGTGCCGTGGCCACGCCAGATCGACAAACCTACATGCAATTTACTCAACCGTATCTGTCGTTTCCTATGGCGTTGGCGGGTAATGAGTCTATGCCGTTTATTGGCAATTACAAACAGTTAGAAGACTATACCATTGCCGTGGTTAAAGACTATTGGTCGCACGAGTTGCTTAAACGAAGTTACCCTAATGTGACGCTGTTAGAAGTGCAAAATGTTCGCCAAGGGCTTGAGGCGGTGCTGGACGGTCGTGCGGCTGGGTTTTTGGACAATTTAGCGGTTATAAATTACGCCCAGCGTCAATACGGTTTGGACGGTATTCGCATTATTGGACAGTTTGAAGAGCGTTTTGAACTGTCCATAGGCGTGCAAGCGCAAGATAAGGTTTTGTTTAGTATTTTACAAAAAGCATTGGATAGAGTGACCGAAGAGCAGCGTCAAGTTATTTTTAACCGTTGGGTTAAGCTCGAAGTGATCAATAAAATAAGCAATCAGCAGCTCATGCAGGTGCTAGCGCCGGCTATGCTTATTATCATGGGCTTGCTGTTGCTTATTGGCGTGTACGCCTACCAAAAGCGTCAACAAAAGGCTTACATTGCAAAAATTCATGAGCTTTCATACGCCACCGAAATTGATTTACGCACCCAAAAAATTATTTGGACCAGTCACGCTTTTGTCAAGCTAAGTGAGTATTCGGCTGAAGAGCTTACGGACATGCCCTATGTAAATTTATCCAGTGATACATTGCTCAATGAACACATTCAAAGTATTTACCAGCAGGTTATACAGGGCAAAACCTGGCAGGGCGATGTAGAGGGTAAAACCAAATCAGGTTCGCTCTATTGGGTAAACTTAACGTTAACCCCCAAGAAAAACTGGCGGGGTGAGTTTACCCGTTGTTTGGCCACGCGCGTTAACATTACCGACAAAAAACGGGTAGAGCAGTTATCCATTACCGACGAGCTCACCGGATTATACAATCGCCGTTACTACAATGAGGTTATTGAGCACGAATTAAGGCGTGCTAAACGCGAAGGTCGCACCCTCGGCATGGCGGTGTTGGACATTGATTTGTTTAAGCTTGTAAACGATACCTATGGGCATCAGCATGGCGATGTGGTATTGCAAAACGTGGCCAGTGTGTTGTCAAGCAGCTTTCATCGAGCCAACGATTTTGTCTTTAGAATGGGCGGTGAAGAGTTTTTAGTGCTGACATCGTTTGACAGCAAAGCCACTTATAAAACGCATTTGCGTGAGGTACTTAAGCGAGTTGAGGCGCTGGCAATTGCCAATAAAAACTCACCGTTTAAGGTGCTTACACTGTCGATTGGTGCGCTGTACGCTACGGTTAATGAGTCAATGGATTCTGAAGAAATGTTTAAGCAGGCCGATAAAATGTTGTACTTGGCCAAGGAGCAAGGTCGTAACCAGTTGATGATGGTTTAA
- the ftsY gene encoding signal recognition particle-docking protein FtsY, with protein MFSFLRRKKTTQPDDAPLPTQETPAQDLISLTNTADVASEPSAEPNAIVTASADIAVNSTPQNSPELRLETTEQLVKPTKAGFFTRLKQGLSKTRQSFTQSLAGLVLGRKEIDDDLLEELEMILLTADVGMAATDRIIKHLTEQVSRKELKDPESLINALKMQLQAMLTPIVHPLNVDDFLANNDGPFVILMVGINGVGKTTTIGKLAKKFQQEGKSVMLAAGDTFRAAAVEQLQTWGERNNVNVIAQKTGADSAAVIFDAIQSAKAKKIDILIADTAGRLHTQSNLMEELKKVKRVIQKVDANAPHEVMLVIDAGTGQNALNQTQQFYDAVGVSGITLTKLDGTAKGGIVFALAQQNNIPIRFIGVGESIDDLRPFEGKEFTEALFDQSR; from the coding sequence ATGTTTAGCTTTTTACGCCGCAAAAAAACCACACAACCCGACGATGCTCCTTTGCCAACCCAAGAAACACCCGCCCAAGACCTTATTAGCCTGACCAACACCGCTGACGTGGCAAGTGAGCCATCCGCTGAACCAAACGCAATCGTGACTGCATCTGCTGACATTGCTGTTAACTCCACGCCACAAAACTCACCCGAGCTTAGGTTAGAAACAACAGAACAACTCGTCAAGCCAACCAAAGCCGGTTTTTTTACGCGTCTTAAACAGGGCTTAAGCAAAACACGCCAAAGTTTCACCCAAAGCTTGGCTGGTCTGGTGTTAGGCCGTAAAGAGATTGACGACGACTTACTCGAAGAACTTGAAATGATTTTACTTACCGCTGACGTAGGCATGGCCGCCACCGATCGCATCATTAAACACCTAACCGAACAAGTCAGCCGTAAAGAACTAAAAGACCCAGAAAGCCTTATTAACGCGCTTAAAATGCAATTGCAAGCCATGCTAACACCTATTGTGCATCCCTTAAACGTGGATGACTTTTTAGCGAATAATGACGGCCCTTTTGTTATTTTAATGGTTGGTATTAACGGCGTGGGCAAAACCACCACCATTGGAAAACTCGCCAAAAAGTTTCAACAAGAAGGCAAGTCCGTCATGCTGGCCGCCGGAGATACCTTTAGAGCTGCGGCAGTAGAACAACTGCAAACCTGGGGCGAGCGCAATAATGTCAACGTAATAGCACAAAAAACCGGTGCCGATTCTGCCGCGGTTATTTTTGATGCGATTCAATCAGCCAAAGCTAAAAAAATAGACATTCTCATTGCTGATACTGCTGGACGGCTTCACACTCAATCCAACTTAATGGAAGAGCTTAAAAAAGTAAAACGCGTCATACAGAAAGTAGACGCTAATGCACCGCATGAGGTGATGCTGGTGATTGATGCCGGAACTGGGCAAAACGCGCTCAACCAAACCCAGCAATTTTACGATGCCGTAGGCGTCAGCGGCATTACTCTGACCAAACTAGATGGCACAGCAAAAGGTGGAATTGTCTTTGCTTTGGCTCAACAAAATAACATTCCCATTCGGTTTATTGGCGTGGGCGAATCAATTGATGACTTACGTCCTTTTGAAGGCAAAGAGTTTACTGAAGCGTTATTTGACCAATCCCGTTAA